A window from Streptomyces sp. NBC_00299 encodes these proteins:
- a CDS encoding L-fuconate dehydratase yields MSPTPGPPVRVTALDTYDIRFPTSRELDGSDAMNPDPDYSAAYVVLRTNGTDGHAGHGFTFTIGRGNEVQVAAIEALRGHVVGRPVEELCADPGTLNRDLIGDSQLRWLGPEKGVMHMAIGAVMNAVWDLAAKRADKPLWRLLADADPEWIVRQIDFRYLTDALTPEEALAILRRGREGAEERTARLLERGYPAYTTSAGWLGYDDDKLGRLAAQAVADGFRQIKLKVGADLEDDVRRCRVARSVVGPDVRMAIDANQRWDVAEAIRWTKALAEFDPYWIEEPTSPDDVLGHAAVREAVAPVKVATGEHVQNRVVFKQLLQAGALDVVQIDAARVGGVNENLAILLLAAKFGVPVCPHAGGVGLCELVQHLSMYDYVAVTGTTEDRVIEYVDHLHDHFLDPVVIREGHYTAPTAPGFSAAMRPDSIERYTFPDGAFWAADLQTQKKGHAA; encoded by the coding sequence GTGTCCCCGACCCCCGGTCCCCCCGTCCGCGTGACCGCGCTCGACACCTACGACATCCGCTTCCCCACCTCGCGCGAGCTCGACGGCTCCGACGCGATGAACCCGGACCCGGACTACTCGGCCGCCTACGTCGTGCTGCGCACCAACGGGACGGACGGGCACGCGGGGCACGGATTCACCTTCACCATCGGGCGGGGCAACGAGGTCCAGGTCGCCGCGATCGAGGCGCTGCGCGGACACGTCGTGGGCCGGCCCGTCGAGGAACTGTGCGCCGACCCGGGGACCCTCAACCGCGACCTGATCGGCGACAGCCAGCTGCGCTGGCTCGGCCCCGAGAAGGGCGTGATGCACATGGCGATCGGCGCCGTCATGAACGCCGTGTGGGACCTGGCCGCCAAGCGCGCCGACAAGCCCCTGTGGCGCCTGCTCGCCGACGCCGACCCGGAGTGGATCGTCCGCCAGATCGACTTCCGGTACCTCACCGACGCGCTCACCCCCGAGGAGGCGCTGGCCATCCTGCGCCGGGGCCGGGAGGGAGCCGAGGAGCGCACGGCCCGGCTGCTGGAGCGCGGCTACCCCGCCTACACCACCTCCGCCGGCTGGCTCGGGTACGACGACGACAAGCTCGGCCGCCTCGCCGCCCAGGCCGTCGCCGACGGCTTCCGGCAGATCAAGCTGAAGGTCGGCGCCGACCTGGAGGACGACGTACGGCGCTGCCGAGTCGCCCGCTCCGTCGTCGGGCCGGACGTCCGCATGGCGATCGACGCCAACCAGCGCTGGGACGTGGCCGAGGCGATCCGCTGGACCAAGGCCCTCGCCGAGTTCGACCCGTACTGGATCGAGGAGCCCACCAGCCCCGACGACGTCCTCGGCCACGCGGCCGTCCGCGAGGCCGTCGCCCCGGTGAAGGTGGCCACCGGCGAACACGTGCAGAACAGGGTCGTCTTCAAGCAGCTCCTCCAGGCCGGCGCCCTGGACGTCGTCCAGATCGACGCGGCCCGCGTCGGCGGCGTCAACGAGAACCTCGCCATCCTGCTGCTCGCCGCCAAGTTCGGCGTCCCGGTCTGCCCGCACGCGGGCGGCGTCGGCCTGTGCGAACTCGTCCAGCACCTGTCGATGTACGACTACGTGGCCGTCACCGGCACCACCGAGGACCGCGTCATCGAGTACGTGGACCATCTGCACGACCACTTCCTCGACCCGGTGGTCATCAGGGAAGGTCACTACACGGCACCCACCGCGCCGGGCTTCTCCGCCGCCATGCGGCCCGATTCGATCGAGCGCTACACATTCCCGGACGGCGCCTTCTGGGCCGCCGACCTCCAGACGCAGAAGAAGGGGCACGCGGCATGA
- a CDS encoding ABC transporter permease: MADTKAPPALPVKVPDARAARTVLLRRARELALVPALLLLLVLGAVVNDSFLTERNLISILGASAALAMVVLAESLVLITGKFDLSLESVVGIAPAVGALLVLPAAQSGWGTELPAALSLLAVLVVGAAVGAFNGVLVVKFKLNAFIVTLAMLIVLRGLLVGATKGKTLFGMPDSFYSLATTTFIGIPMSVWLAAAAFAITGFVLKYHRIGRALYAIGGNPDAARAAGIRVERVMLGVFVVAGTLAAVGGIIQTGYVGAISANQGNNMIFTVFAAAVIGGISLDGGRGTMFGALTGVLLLGVVQNLLTLAQVPSFWIQAIYGGIILVALMIARVTTGRAQD; encoded by the coding sequence ATGGCTGACACCAAGGCCCCACCGGCCCTGCCCGTCAAGGTGCCGGACGCCCGTGCCGCCAGGACGGTCCTGCTCCGCCGTGCCCGCGAACTCGCGCTGGTCCCGGCCCTGTTGCTCCTCCTGGTGCTCGGCGCGGTCGTGAACGACTCGTTCCTCACCGAACGCAACCTGATCTCGATCCTCGGCGCCTCCGCCGCCCTTGCGATGGTCGTGCTGGCCGAGTCGCTCGTCCTCATCACCGGCAAGTTCGACCTGTCGCTGGAGTCGGTGGTCGGCATCGCACCCGCCGTCGGAGCGCTCCTCGTGCTGCCCGCCGCCCAGTCCGGCTGGGGCACCGAGCTCCCCGCCGCCCTCTCCCTGTTGGCGGTCCTCGTGGTCGGCGCGGCCGTCGGGGCCTTCAACGGCGTCCTGGTCGTCAAGTTCAAGCTCAACGCGTTCATCGTGACGCTCGCGATGCTGATCGTCCTGCGCGGACTGCTGGTCGGCGCGACCAAGGGCAAGACGCTGTTCGGCATGCCCGACAGCTTCTACTCCCTCGCCACCACGACCTTCATCGGCATCCCGATGTCGGTGTGGCTCGCGGCGGCCGCCTTCGCGATCACCGGGTTCGTGCTGAAGTACCACCGCATCGGGCGCGCCCTGTACGCCATCGGCGGCAACCCGGACGCCGCCCGCGCGGCCGGCATCCGGGTCGAGCGCGTGATGCTCGGCGTGTTCGTCGTGGCGGGCACGCTCGCGGCCGTCGGCGGGATCATCCAGACCGGCTACGTCGGGGCGATCAGCGCCAACCAGGGCAACAACATGATCTTCACGGTGTTCGCGGCCGCGGTGATCGGCGGCATCAGCCTCGACGGCGGCCGGGGCACCATGTTCGGCGCCCTGACCGGCGTACTCCTCCTGGGTGTCGTCCAGAACCTGCTCACCCTCGCCCAGGTCCCGTCGTTCTGGATCCAGGCCATCTACGGCGGAATCATCCTGGTCGCCCTCATGATCGCCCGCGTGACGACGGGCCGTGCGCAGGACTGA
- a CDS encoding sugar ABC transporter ATP-binding protein: MSTAVITPLVEARDIVKRYGPTTALADGRLTVMPGESHALVGRNGAGKSTLVNILTGLQAADEGEVRFDGEPAPAPADRDAWRRKVACVYQKPTVVPELTVAENLFINRQPLQRGFISWRKLRAEAARLLATWDVHVDPGARTADLKVEDRQMVEIARALSFGARFIILDEPTAQLDNREIERLFTRMRALQDSGVTFLFISHHLQEVYEVCQTVTVLRDARWITTAPVAELPRRALVEAMAGESLETIAEQAVDPGDVDHDAPVLLEARGLTSPAYRNIDLTVRRGEVVGLAGISGSGKIQLAESFAGLHTPTGGSARLDGERLPFGDVQAALKAGVSCVPRDRHDQGLVAGMTIGDNATMSVLDRLGRFGFVGTDRKRGFANALIDRLDIHTEGPDQPVSDLSGGNAQKVVMARALASDPRLLVLINPTAGVDVKSKESLLARMDSAREDGTSVLVVSDELDDLRRCDRVLVLFHGRVVAEHPAGWRDHELIASIEGVANNG, translated from the coding sequence ATGAGTACGGCCGTGATCACACCCCTCGTCGAGGCGCGCGACATCGTCAAGCGCTACGGGCCCACCACCGCCCTCGCCGACGGCCGGCTCACCGTCATGCCCGGCGAGTCCCACGCCCTCGTCGGCCGCAACGGCGCCGGCAAGTCGACCCTGGTCAACATCCTCACCGGCCTCCAGGCTGCCGACGAGGGCGAGGTCCGCTTCGACGGCGAGCCCGCGCCCGCGCCGGCCGACCGGGACGCCTGGCGCCGCAAGGTGGCCTGCGTCTACCAGAAGCCCACCGTCGTCCCGGAGCTGACGGTCGCCGAGAACCTGTTCATCAACCGCCAGCCCCTTCAGCGCGGCTTCATCAGCTGGCGCAAGCTGCGCGCCGAGGCCGCCCGGCTCCTCGCCACCTGGGACGTCCACGTCGACCCCGGGGCCCGCACCGCCGACCTCAAGGTCGAGGACCGCCAAATGGTCGAGATCGCCCGGGCGTTGAGCTTCGGCGCCCGCTTCATCATCCTCGACGAGCCCACCGCCCAGCTCGACAACCGCGAGATCGAGCGGCTGTTCACACGGATGCGGGCGCTCCAGGACTCCGGCGTCACCTTCCTGTTCATCTCGCACCACCTCCAGGAGGTGTACGAGGTCTGCCAGACCGTCACGGTCCTGCGGGACGCCCGCTGGATCACCACCGCACCGGTCGCCGAACTCCCGCGCCGGGCACTGGTGGAGGCCATGGCGGGGGAGTCGCTGGAGACCATCGCCGAACAGGCCGTGGACCCGGGGGACGTCGACCACGACGCCCCCGTCCTGCTCGAAGCCCGCGGGCTCACCTCACCGGCGTACCGGAACATCGACCTCACCGTCCGCCGCGGCGAGGTCGTCGGACTCGCCGGGATCAGCGGCAGCGGCAAGATCCAGCTTGCCGAGTCCTTCGCGGGACTGCACACCCCGACCGGCGGGAGTGCCCGACTGGACGGTGAACGGCTCCCGTTCGGCGATGTGCAGGCCGCCCTCAAGGCGGGCGTCTCCTGTGTGCCGCGCGACCGGCACGACCAGGGCCTGGTCGCCGGCATGACCATCGGCGACAACGCCACCATGAGCGTCCTCGACCGGCTCGGCCGCTTCGGCTTCGTCGGGACCGACCGCAAGCGCGGCTTTGCCAACGCCCTCATCGACCGTCTCGACATCCACACCGAGGGCCCCGACCAGCCCGTCTCCGACCTGTCCGGTGGCAACGCGCAGAAGGTCGTCATGGCCCGCGCCCTCGCCTCCGACCCCCGTCTGCTCGTGCTGATCAACCCCACCGCGGGCGTCGACGTGAAGTCCAAGGAATCCCTGCTCGCCCGCATGGACAGCGCCCGCGAGGACGGCACCTCCGTACTCGTCGTCTCCGACGAACTCGACGACCTGCGCCGCTGCGACCGCGTCCTCGTCCTGTTCCACGGCCGTGTCGTCGCCGAGCACCCGGCGGGCTGGCGCGACCACGAGCTGATCGCCTCCATCGAAGGAGTGGCCAACAATGGCTGA
- a CDS encoding sugar ABC transporter substrate-binding protein, whose product MHGTTARKQNSSRRGKAVAAVVGACLVLAACGSTKDTGAASAEGGGSGKVGVILPLLTSPFWQSYNDYVPKMADSEGVEALKTVNSNSDPSQQITDINNQLNQGVKGLVVAPLDSAAIEAGLDQAERKGVPVVAVDVAPDKGKVAMVVRADNVAYGEKACQYLGEQIPSGKVVQIMGDLASVNGRDRSEAFRACVKKNFPKLKVLEIPAKWESDTAASKLDTLLNANPDIKGIYMQAGGVYLAPTIQTLKSKGMLKKAGQSGHITIVSNDGIPQEFDAIRKGEIDATVSQPADLYAKYGMYYIKAAMEGKTFKPGPTEHDSTIVELPSGILEDQLPAPLVTKDNVEDPKLWGNTVK is encoded by the coding sequence ATGCACGGCACGACAGCGCGGAAGCAGAACAGTTCGCGGAGGGGTAAAGCGGTGGCCGCAGTCGTCGGCGCCTGTCTCGTGCTCGCCGCGTGCGGCAGCACCAAGGACACCGGCGCCGCGAGCGCCGAAGGCGGCGGCAGCGGCAAGGTCGGGGTGATCCTGCCCCTGCTGACCTCGCCGTTCTGGCAGTCGTACAACGACTATGTGCCCAAGATGGCCGACTCCGAAGGCGTCGAGGCGCTCAAGACGGTCAACTCCAACAGTGACCCCTCCCAGCAGATCACCGACATCAACAACCAGCTCAACCAGGGCGTGAAGGGCCTCGTCGTCGCCCCGCTGGACAGCGCGGCCATCGAAGCGGGCCTCGACCAGGCGGAGCGCAAGGGCGTGCCGGTGGTCGCCGTCGACGTGGCGCCCGACAAGGGCAAGGTGGCGATGGTGGTGCGCGCCGACAACGTGGCCTACGGCGAGAAGGCCTGCCAGTACCTCGGCGAGCAGATCCCCTCCGGCAAGGTCGTACAGATCATGGGCGACCTCGCCTCGGTCAACGGCCGTGACCGCTCGGAGGCGTTCCGCGCCTGCGTGAAGAAGAACTTCCCCAAGCTGAAGGTCCTGGAGATACCGGCCAAGTGGGAGTCGGACACCGCGGCCTCCAAGCTGGACACCCTCCTGAACGCCAACCCCGATATCAAGGGCATCTACATGCAGGCCGGCGGCGTCTACCTCGCGCCGACCATCCAGACCCTCAAGTCCAAGGGGATGCTGAAGAAGGCCGGCCAGTCGGGCCACATCACCATCGTCTCCAACGACGGCATCCCGCAGGAGTTCGACGCCATCCGCAAGGGCGAGATCGACGCGACCGTCTCCCAGCCCGCAGACCTGTACGCCAAGTACGGCATGTACTACATCAAGGCCGCGATGGAGGGGAAGACCTTCAAGCCCGGCCCGACGGAGCACGACTCGACCATCGTCGAACTCCCCAGCGGCATCCTGGAGGACCAGCTGCCCGCCCCGCTGGTCACCAAGGACAACGTCGAAGACCCCAAGCTCTGGGGCAACACGGTCAAATGA
- a CDS encoding FadR/GntR family transcriptional regulator, producing the protein MEDETAPQKGTVTQRALEQIKAMIAEGRLEPGQRLPTERDLAVQLGISRSSMREAIRALTVLGVLEARHGSGIYVTQLEAGDLLETFGVVADLSRGPRLVELLEVRRILESTATALAAARITPDQLAEVEKHLTAMNATEDPEEILAHDLAFHRVIAAAAGNDTMAAILEGLSSRTFRARVWRGYQEEGAFTRTRREHAAIHRALVAHDPEAARAAEAAHVGEVEQWLRMQLGG; encoded by the coding sequence GTGGAAGACGAGACGGCCCCGCAGAAGGGCACCGTGACACAGCGCGCCCTGGAGCAGATCAAGGCGATGATCGCCGAGGGCCGGCTGGAGCCCGGCCAGCGCCTGCCGACCGAACGCGATCTGGCGGTCCAGCTCGGCATCTCCCGCAGCTCGATGCGCGAGGCGATCCGCGCACTGACGGTGCTGGGGGTGCTGGAGGCCCGGCACGGTTCGGGCATCTACGTCACCCAGTTGGAGGCCGGCGACCTGCTGGAGACGTTCGGCGTGGTCGCCGACCTCTCCCGGGGACCGCGTCTCGTGGAGCTGCTGGAGGTGCGCCGCATCCTGGAGTCGACGGCGACCGCGCTGGCGGCGGCGCGCATCACGCCGGACCAGCTCGCCGAGGTCGAGAAGCATCTGACGGCGATGAACGCCACGGAGGACCCCGAGGAGATCCTCGCCCACGACCTGGCCTTCCACCGCGTGATCGCGGCCGCCGCCGGCAACGACACCATGGCCGCGATCCTGGAGGGACTGTCCTCCCGTACCTTCCGGGCCCGCGTCTGGCGCGGCTACCAGGAGGAGGGCGCCTTCACCCGCACCCGCCGCGAACACGCCGCGATCCACCGCGCCCTGGTGGCCCACGATCCGGAGGCGGCCAGGGCCGCGGAGGCCGCACACGTGGGCGAGGTGGAGCAGTGGCTGCGCATGCAGCTGGGCGGCTGA
- a CDS encoding peptidoglycan recognition protein family protein, which yields MKLVTRAQLGWPASAAPTQTSTEGVKVHYEGAPVSLRLLEDHGLCIAKWKKIRVDHLANKKENYSDIAYNYGACPHGHLLEGRGLGKRTGANGNQDLNRGHYAIMGLVGDEGLTKPTDAMLGAIRDGIELLRKHGAGIEIKGHRDGLATECPGRHLYAWVKEGAPRPGGSPPDPAPRPVVDVSKVVAAALNDPAAPGAPVSYPGVKIVEKALVAEGLLGPSLADGHFGTSTVEAYAAWQRRCGLTGDDADGIPGRASLETLGREHGFDVKP from the coding sequence TTGAAGCTCGTCACGCGAGCCCAGCTGGGCTGGCCCGCATCCGCCGCACCCACGCAGACATCGACCGAGGGCGTCAAAGTCCACTACGAAGGCGCGCCGGTCAGCCTGCGGCTCCTCGAAGACCACGGTCTCTGCATCGCCAAGTGGAAGAAGATCCGAGTCGACCACCTGGCGAACAAGAAGGAGAACTACTCGGACATCGCCTACAACTACGGCGCCTGCCCGCACGGCCATCTCCTGGAGGGCCGCGGCCTCGGCAAACGCACCGGGGCGAATGGCAACCAGGACCTCAACCGCGGCCACTACGCGATCATGGGTCTGGTCGGCGACGAGGGGCTCACCAAGCCGACGGACGCGATGCTCGGCGCGATCCGCGACGGGATCGAGCTGCTGCGGAAGCACGGTGCCGGCATCGAGATCAAGGGGCACCGGGACGGCCTCGCCACGGAGTGTCCGGGCCGGCACCTGTACGCGTGGGTGAAGGAGGGTGCGCCGCGACCGGGTGGTTCGCCGCCCGATCCCGCACCGAGGCCGGTGGTCGACGTGTCGAAGGTGGTCGCCGCGGCGCTGAACGACCCGGCCGCGCCGGGCGCACCGGTGTCGTACCCCGGAGTGAAGATCGTGGAGAAGGCGCTCGTCGCCGAGGGCCTCCTCGGACCGAGCCTCGCGGACGGCCACTTCGGCACGTCGACCGTCGAGGCCTACGCAGCCTGGCAGCGCCGCTGCGGCCTCACCGGCGATGATGCCGACGGCATCCCCGGCCGGGCGTCACTGGAGACGCTCGGCCGGGAGCACGGTTTCGACGTGAAGCCGTAG
- a CDS encoding alpha-mannosidase, with amino-acid sequence MHDDRSLVEARLKRVLDERIRPAVYPESVPLDVAVWHAPGEPVPVAEGLAAEPEPIEVGARWGAPWGTSWFRVTGTVPEAWAGRTVEALLDLGFDENMPGFQCEGLVHRPDGTPVKGLNPRNQWVRIGAPVEGGEQVRLHIEAASNPVILDYHPFLPTQLGDKDTAGSEPQYTLTRMDLAVLDENVWQLVIDLGVLGELMAELPVDSARRWDILRAVDQALDSIDLQDVGGTAERARERLAGVLATPAVPSAHRISAVGHAHIDSAWLWPLRETVRKVARTTSNMTALIEDEPDFVFAMSQAQQWAWVKEHRPEVWARVKKAVADGRFVPAGGMWVESDTNMPGSEAMARQFVHGKRFFLDEFGVENDEAWLPDTFGFAAGLPQIIKAAGSKWLLTQKISWSQTNKFPHHTFQWEGIDGTRIFTHFPPVDTYNCSMKGSEIAHAARNFKDKGVARHSLAPTGWGDGGGGTTREMVAKAARLRDLEGSATVVWETPAEFFEKAEAEYANPPVWVGELYLELHRATLTSQARTKQGNRRSEHLLREAELWAATAVVRAGFPYPYEELDRIWKTVLLHQFHDILPGSSIAWVHREARATYERLARELTAIIESAQRALSGEGETELVFNSAPHPREGVPAGGARPPATEGRTALAPRPDGGFVLDNGLLRVEIDARGLVVSAYDLDADRETIAPGSAAALLQLHPDFPNMWDAWDVDEFYRNTVTDLTDLDEIAPAGEGVRIVRSFGDSRVTQLLSLAPGERRLVVDTEVDWHETEKFLKLAFPLDVHAERYASETQFGHFHRPTHTNTSWEAAKFEACNHRFVHLEEPGWGVAVVNDSTYGHDVTRAVRTDGDRGTTTTVRVSLLRAPRFPDPETDQGVHRFRHALVPGAGIGDAVREGWRINLPERSVTGAREVAPLVTVDEDAVVITAVKLADDGSGDVVVRLHEAHGGRVRATLTADFDVADVAATDLLERPLPQTPSYDGRRVALRLRPFELVTLRLRRTAVH; translated from the coding sequence ATGCATGACGACCGCAGCCTGGTCGAAGCCCGCCTCAAGCGCGTCCTCGACGAGCGCATCCGACCCGCCGTGTACCCCGAGTCCGTGCCGCTGGACGTCGCGGTGTGGCATGCGCCCGGCGAACCGGTGCCGGTCGCCGAGGGACTCGCGGCCGAACCCGAGCCGATAGAGGTGGGGGCGCGGTGGGGTGCTCCCTGGGGCACCAGCTGGTTCCGGGTCACCGGGACCGTGCCCGAGGCGTGGGCCGGGCGGACGGTCGAGGCACTCCTCGACCTCGGATTCGACGAGAACATGCCCGGCTTCCAGTGCGAGGGCCTCGTCCACCGGCCCGACGGCACCCCGGTGAAGGGCCTCAACCCGCGCAACCAGTGGGTGCGCATCGGTGCCCCCGTCGAGGGCGGGGAACAGGTGAGGCTGCACATCGAGGCGGCGTCCAACCCGGTCATCCTGGACTACCACCCCTTCCTGCCCACGCAGTTGGGCGACAAGGACACCGCCGGCAGCGAACCGCAGTACACGCTCACCCGCATGGACCTCGCCGTCCTCGACGAGAACGTCTGGCAGCTGGTCATCGACCTGGGGGTGCTCGGCGAGCTGATGGCCGAACTGCCGGTGGACTCGGCGCGCCGCTGGGACATCCTGCGGGCGGTGGATCAGGCCCTCGACTCGATCGACCTCCAGGACGTGGGCGGCACGGCGGAGCGGGCGCGGGAACGGCTGGCCGGTGTCCTGGCCACGCCCGCCGTGCCGTCCGCCCACCGCATCAGCGCCGTCGGGCACGCGCACATCGACTCGGCATGGCTGTGGCCGCTGCGCGAGACCGTGCGCAAGGTGGCCCGTACGACCTCCAACATGACCGCGCTGATCGAGGACGAGCCCGACTTCGTCTTCGCCATGTCGCAGGCCCAGCAGTGGGCGTGGGTCAAGGAGCACCGGCCCGAGGTGTGGGCGCGGGTGAAGAAGGCGGTGGCGGACGGGCGGTTCGTGCCGGCCGGTGGTATGTGGGTGGAGTCGGACACCAACATGCCCGGCTCGGAGGCCATGGCCCGGCAGTTCGTGCACGGCAAGCGGTTCTTCCTCGACGAGTTCGGCGTCGAGAACGACGAGGCGTGGCTGCCGGACACGTTCGGCTTCGCCGCCGGACTGCCCCAGATCATCAAGGCCGCGGGCTCCAAATGGCTGCTGACGCAGAAGATCTCCTGGTCACAGACCAACAAGTTCCCGCATCACACCTTCCAGTGGGAGGGCATCGACGGCACCCGGATCTTCACCCACTTCCCGCCCGTCGACACCTACAACTGCTCCATGAAGGGCAGCGAGATCGCCCACGCGGCCCGCAACTTCAAGGACAAGGGCGTCGCCCGGCACTCCCTCGCCCCGACGGGCTGGGGCGACGGAGGCGGCGGCACCACCCGCGAGATGGTCGCGAAGGCCGCGCGGCTGCGGGACCTCGAAGGCTCGGCGACCGTGGTCTGGGAGACCCCGGCGGAGTTCTTCGAGAAGGCCGAGGCCGAGTACGCGAACCCGCCGGTCTGGGTCGGCGAGCTCTACCTCGAACTCCACCGCGCCACCCTCACCAGCCAGGCAAGGACGAAGCAGGGCAACCGCCGCAGCGAACACCTGCTGCGCGAGGCGGAACTGTGGGCCGCGACTGCCGTCGTACGCGCCGGATTCCCGTACCCGTACGAGGAGTTGGACCGCATCTGGAAGACGGTGCTGCTGCACCAGTTCCACGACATCCTGCCCGGCTCCTCCATCGCGTGGGTGCACCGCGAGGCACGCGCCACCTACGAGCGCCTCGCGCGCGAGCTGACCGCGATCATCGAGTCGGCCCAGCGCGCCCTGTCGGGCGAGGGCGAGACCGAGCTCGTCTTCAACTCCGCCCCGCACCCGCGCGAGGGCGTACCGGCGGGCGGTGCACGCCCCCCGGCGACCGAGGGCCGCACGGCGCTCGCGCCCCGTCCGGACGGCGGTTTCGTCCTCGACAACGGCCTGCTGCGCGTCGAGATCGACGCACGGGGCCTGGTCGTGTCGGCGTACGACCTCGACGCCGACCGCGAGACGATCGCGCCCGGCTCGGCCGCGGCCCTGCTCCAACTGCACCCCGACTTCCCGAACATGTGGGACGCCTGGGACGTCGACGAGTTCTACCGCAACACCGTCACCGACCTGACCGACCTCGACGAGATCGCCCCCGCGGGGGAGGGCGTGCGCATCGTGCGGTCCTTCGGTGACTCCCGCGTCACCCAACTGCTCTCCCTCGCGCCCGGGGAGCGGCGGCTGGTGGTGGACACCGAGGTGGACTGGCACGAGACGGAGAAGTTCCTGAAGCTCGCCTTCCCGCTCGACGTGCACGCCGAAAGGTACGCGTCCGAGACCCAGTTCGGGCACTTCCACCGGCCCACGCACACCAACACCTCCTGGGAGGCGGCCAAGTTCGAGGCCTGCAACCACCGGTTCGTGCACCTGGAGGAGCCGGGCTGGGGCGTCGCCGTCGTCAACGACTCGACGTACGGCCACGACGTGACCCGCGCGGTCCGCACCGACGGCGACCGCGGCACGACCACCACGGTCCGGGTGTCCCTCCTGCGCGCCCCGCGCTTCCCGGACCCCGAGACCGACCAGGGCGTCCACCGCTTCCGGCACGCCCTGGTGCCGGGCGCGGGCATCGGGGACGCGGTGCGCGAGGGCTGGCGGATCAACCTCCCGGAGCGTTCGGTCACCGGCGCGCGGGAGGTGGCGCCGCTGGTGACGGTGGACGAGGACGCGGTCGTCATCACGGCCGTCAAGCTGGCCGACGACGGCAGCGGAGATGTGGTGGTGCGCCTCCACGAGGCCCACGGCGGCCGGGTACGGGCCACGCTGACGGCGGACTTCGACGTCGCGGACGTCGCGGCGACGGACCTGCTGGAACGCCCGCTGCCGCAGACACCGTCGTACGACGGCCGTCGCGTCGCCCTGCGGCTGCGGCCCTTCGAACTGGTGACATTGCGGCTGCGGCGGACTGCGGTCCACTGA